A stretch of the Argentina anserina chromosome 6, drPotAnse1.1, whole genome shotgun sequence genome encodes the following:
- the LOC126797504 gene encoding transcription factor GTE6: MSQAEKDLVVSSKHRKLGPDYFGYYTNEVVELLSRNEDVSPFASDNSDISQSRRVGIKGKDRIEHSNGVDVSPFASVSSDVSRSRHVGVIGKDRTEHSNGVSALLFSDRLGNELSDFKKERLRLLLRQGVKVLAREVDEMIEPAVAMSRLKSKLESRKCLSSSAACDVDAEKAPSPKRLKRSSCSSSSLSALSCPTDPEPNREVDDELQSLIESNSLQVEEVVKKYSDQYHNELGHMEQQLEKILDSVMSKCRPMTIYEKNKLGKLIQKLPPENLDRVMEIIQNSNTAFTNSSDEVHVDLKEESNVTLWRLFHYVEAIENARKLAK; this comes from the exons ATGTCACAAGCTGAAAAGGATCTGGTTGTTTCGAGTAAACACCGAAAATTAGGGCCAGACTACTTTGGTTACTATACAAACGAGGTGGTAGAGTTGTTGTCACGCAATGAAGATGTTTCACCTTTTGCTTCCGACAACTCAGATATATCTCAAAGTAGACGTGTGGGGATTAAAGGCAAGGATAGGATTGAGCATAGTAATGGTGTGGATGTTTCACCTTTTGCTTCCGTCTCCTCAGATGTATCTCGGAGTAGACATGTTGGGGTTATAGGCAAGGATAGGACTGAGCATAGTAATGGTGTGTCTGCTTTGTTGTTTAGTGACAGACTAGGGAATGAGCTATCAGatttcaaaaaagaaagattgaGGTTGTTGCTCAGGCAGGGAGTGAAAGTTCTTGCACGAGAAGTCGATGAG ATGATAGAACCTGCTGTAGCAATGAGCAGGTTAAAATCTAAGCTGGAGAGCAGAAAGTGTTTATCAAGCAGTGCAGCATGTGATGTTGATGCAGAGAAAGCACCTTCACCTAAGAGACTAAAGAGATCCTCATGCTCTTCTAGCAGCCTCTCTGCACTATCTTGTCCCACCGATCCTGAACCAAACAGAGAG GTCGATGATGAATTGCAGTCCCTTATTGAAAGCAACAGCTTGCAGGTTGAGGAAGTGGTAAAAAAATATTCTGATCAATATCATAATGAA cTAGGGCACATGGAGCAGCAGCTTGAGAAAATTCTGGACAGTGTGATGTCCAAGTGCAG GCCTATGACCATTTATGAGAAGAACAAGCTTGGAAAACTGATTCAGAAGTTACCACCAGAAAATCTTGACCGTGTTATGGAAATTATCCAGAATAGCAACACAGCTTTTACGAATTCCTCTGATGAAGTTCATGTGGATCTTAAAGAGGAG TCTAATGTAACACTATGGAGATTGTTTCATTACGTAGAAGCAATTGAGAATGCTAGGAAGCTTGCCAAGTAG
- the LOC126797452 gene encoding uncharacterized protein LOC126797452, whose amino-acid sequence MAEDFTDFQLGDDILRPPYDNVQFDDSETQDVGGLFVPQSAVSIENRNSEANERGVKRGRGKTIVKWGTSGMRERVIWGKNGVPLWPRDKCGQYSIYLGNLAADCGYFPINVKDWRHFEEEDLAPVWTKIEGTIDWSEAETAAKKPTIKKTAFERLADRWKHHKAHLKKVYWLKEKGKDSRFQCPDNSLDPVQWRAFVTHLDDENTQVKADINVSNRSQRTMHHSTGTRTFAAFVHEWKVLNGIEGEPDRIEIFKLTHGKKGKTNEYVDASSANAVQRLERAEEERRRLNVEITPKIREDIYAEVLGPEKRNRVRGLGAGVRWRDVPHIHTEKKSISSTVEALKALKAQLEEHRLETERLKIEADKEREKAAEREERMRNET is encoded by the exons ATGGCCGAAGATTTCACTGATTTTCAGTTAGGTGATGACATTCTACGACCACCATATGATAATGTCCAATTTGATGATAGTGAGACTCAAGATGTTGGTGGGTTATTTGTCCCTCAATCGGCTGTTTCCATTGAAAACAGAAATAGTGAAGCCAATGAGCGGGGTGTCAAAAGAGGCCGAGGGAAAACCATTGTTAAGTGGGGCACTAGTGGAATGAGAGAACGAGTTATTTGGGGGAAGAATGGGGTGCCTCTGTGGCCAAGGGATAAATGTGGACAATACTCTATTTACCTTGGTAACCTGGCAGCTGACTGTGGTTATTTCCCAATTAATGTCAAGGATTGGCGACACTTTGAAGAGGAGGACCTTGCCCCAGTATGGACAAAGATTGAG GGGACAATTGATTGGTCTGAGGCTGAAACTGCTGCTAAGAAGCCAACAATCAAGAAAACAGCATTTGAAAGACTTGCAGATCGTTGGAAGCACCACAAGGCACACTTGAAGAAAGTGTATTGGCTTAAAGAAAAAGGGAAAGATTCACGTTTTCAATGCCCTGATAATTCCCTTGATCCTGTTCAATGGAGAGCTTTTGTTACTCACTTAGATGACGAGAATACTCAG GTCAAGGCTGATATAAATGTTTCTAATCGCTCACAAAGGACAATGCATCATAGCACAGGAACAAGAACTTTTGCAGCATTTGTTCATGAATGG AAAGTGCTAAATGGGATTGAGGGAGAACCTGATAGGATAGAGATATTCAAGTTAACACATGGTAAGAAGGGGAAAACAAATGAATATGTAGATGCTTCGTCCGCCAACGCAGTG CAACGTTTGGAGAGGGctgaagaagagagaaggagatTAAATGTTGAGATCACTCCAAAGATTAGGGAAGATATATACGCAGAAGTTTTAGGGCCGGAGAAGCGTAATCGAGTTAGGGGACTTGGAGCGGGAGTCCGTTGGCGTGATGTTCCACATATTCACACTGAGAAAAAGAGTATTTCTTCCACTGTGGAAGCACTAAAAGCACTAAAAGCACAACTTGAGGAACATCGCTTGGAGACCGAAAGATTAAAGATTGAGGCCgacaaagagagagaaaaagctGCTGAAAGGGAAGAGAGAATGAGGAATGAAACATAG